The following coding sequences are from one Geothrix sp. window:
- a CDS encoding TonB-dependent receptor, protein MLHRSKFTPLMLLLAAAPLLAQETTGTAVGLVTGKTGKPIVGALVRLVSPNLLGERTTTTNEKGQYRLAILPNGKFTITVSAGGFMTVKGEFQVVPGQTARQDVILPAVAEQGATVEVIDQAAQVDKTTTTTASTYSMENLNQLASQELDSILVLSPGITGILDPNVGGYGDDAISIRGGIQHSTKVIQNGLNITEEGGGYLNELTTLMDLVDTMAVIQSPLNARYGNTDGGLVSIVTTRGSNTFTGTARIKYRKNYWQDNNTSYPRRDGSAGDPVYPNDDFPNRTYELSLRGPIWKDHITFAYGTQQTPTYSYTSVVGLTTLNGLPSQSTFTYVPGTGIAPANTYALGGLDTLKDTSKFHQFVLFAQINPDHSLEWNYTQNDSEAYWGLPRFGRIDSVTSSGTDNYHHHLWNLGYKGLIGNAGVLEARVGHTYRTWPHPYSPGQPPIWTTFIPGEHADGSPVTSLLDGYASGGVAYNTNGYNADKGDTILNDSAIVNYAHVFSQGDSSHQLDMGFDVEKFKWGIQVGAAKDQYIVPGQNPLTGQYLVYNAATATLQDLDPTAANTPVLSDGLVNPGIGAPGSDNHFPGGLGLIPTWVSRTGAEGGNFQKTTHAYWINDLWTINKNHSVMLGLRYDMFKVNDDFSTFVSYGHLNPRFEYKWDVSGDQSRLFNLSYGQFQASSPGSLFLPMAHGRLGDQTVYYWSQGSSTPYYVSYNQLLDKNNYTAYSRTYAGDTFEIDKSWKNPVSTEITMGFRRSYTAGGYWRATAVYKTWSNLFDFFPGPVYTDPSGSPNFKRILRNDPDSQRTYKSAELEWMLPLSRRATIYGNYTYARMTANTRPSLDNPDRTTSQLANFRDYYNTLFTRDQYNPTTLRTPEHNLNLFAVFDVSSGKVKSNVTLRANYTSGKPEARWINYNIPFPTVPGYNDTNNQNTGGLPNSLAVAADGGRMTNTSITTIGLKYNLEITVLRTVRWFCDMNINNIFNTKSMGPYSLGGTSLTDTAGQPHQFTGHGWRAADDLSTVGTGRIPGRVITLDTGIRF, encoded by the coding sequence ATGCTGCACCGAAGCAAGTTCACGCCTCTCATGCTGCTCCTGGCCGCCGCTCCCCTGCTGGCCCAGGAGACGACCGGCACCGCGGTGGGCCTGGTCACCGGGAAGACCGGGAAACCCATCGTGGGCGCGCTCGTGCGCCTCGTCTCCCCGAATCTGCTGGGGGAACGGACCACCACCACCAACGAGAAGGGCCAGTACCGGCTCGCCATCCTGCCGAACGGCAAGTTCACGATCACGGTCTCGGCCGGCGGCTTCATGACCGTCAAGGGCGAGTTCCAGGTGGTGCCCGGCCAGACGGCCCGGCAGGACGTGATCCTCCCCGCCGTGGCCGAACAGGGGGCGACCGTGGAGGTCATCGACCAGGCGGCCCAGGTGGACAAGACCACGACCACCACGGCTTCGACCTATTCCATGGAGAACCTCAACCAGCTCGCGAGCCAGGAGTTGGATTCGATCCTCGTCCTGTCGCCGGGGATCACCGGGATCCTGGATCCCAACGTCGGCGGGTACGGCGATGACGCCATCTCGATCCGGGGCGGCATCCAGCACAGCACCAAGGTCATCCAGAACGGCCTGAACATCACCGAGGAAGGTGGCGGCTACCTGAATGAATTGACGACCCTCATGGACCTGGTCGACACCATGGCGGTGATCCAGTCGCCCCTCAACGCGCGCTACGGGAACACGGATGGCGGCCTCGTCTCCATCGTGACCACCCGGGGCAGCAACACCTTCACGGGCACGGCCCGCATCAAGTACCGGAAGAACTACTGGCAGGACAACAACACCTCGTACCCGAGGCGGGACGGCTCTGCCGGGGACCCGGTCTACCCCAACGACGATTTCCCCAACCGCACCTACGAGCTGTCGCTGCGGGGCCCGATCTGGAAGGATCACATCACCTTCGCCTACGGCACCCAGCAGACGCCGACCTATTCCTACACCTCGGTGGTCGGGCTCACCACCCTGAACGGGCTGCCCAGCCAATCAACCTTCACCTACGTTCCCGGCACCGGGATCGCCCCCGCCAACACCTACGCCCTCGGCGGGCTGGATACGCTCAAGGACACGTCGAAGTTCCACCAGTTCGTGCTCTTCGCCCAGATCAATCCGGACCACAGCCTGGAGTGGAACTACACGCAGAACGACAGCGAGGCCTACTGGGGGCTCCCGCGCTTCGGCCGCATCGACAGCGTGACCTCGTCGGGGACGGACAACTACCACCACCACCTGTGGAATCTCGGGTACAAGGGCCTGATCGGCAACGCAGGCGTCCTGGAGGCCCGGGTCGGCCACACCTACCGCACCTGGCCGCATCCCTACAGCCCCGGCCAGCCGCCCATCTGGACCACGTTCATCCCCGGCGAGCACGCGGACGGTTCACCCGTCACGAGCCTGCTGGATGGGTACGCCTCCGGTGGCGTCGCCTACAACACCAACGGCTACAACGCCGACAAGGGCGACACGATCCTGAACGACTCGGCCATCGTGAACTACGCCCACGTGTTCTCCCAGGGGGACAGCTCCCACCAGCTGGACATGGGCTTCGACGTCGAGAAGTTCAAGTGGGGAATCCAGGTGGGCGCGGCCAAGGACCAGTACATCGTCCCCGGCCAGAATCCGCTCACGGGCCAGTACCTCGTCTACAACGCCGCGACGGCCACCCTGCAGGACCTGGATCCGACGGCGGCGAACACGCCCGTGCTGAGCGACGGCCTGGTGAACCCCGGCATCGGGGCGCCCGGATCGGACAACCACTTCCCGGGCGGCCTGGGCCTCATCCCCACGTGGGTGAGCCGCACGGGGGCCGAGGGCGGGAACTTCCAGAAGACGACCCACGCCTACTGGATCAACGACCTCTGGACCATCAACAAGAACCACAGCGTGATGCTGGGGCTCCGCTACGACATGTTCAAGGTGAACGACGACTTCAGCACCTTCGTGTCGTACGGGCACCTGAATCCCCGGTTCGAGTACAAGTGGGACGTCTCGGGGGACCAGTCCCGCCTCTTCAATCTGTCCTACGGCCAGTTCCAGGCCAGCTCCCCGGGCTCGCTGTTCCTCCCGATGGCCCATGGCCGCCTGGGCGACCAGACCGTGTACTACTGGAGCCAGGGCTCCTCGACCCCCTACTACGTGTCCTACAACCAGCTCCTCGACAAGAACAACTACACCGCCTATTCCCGCACCTACGCCGGCGACACTTTCGAGATCGACAAGTCCTGGAAGAATCCCGTCTCCACCGAGATCACCATGGGCTTCCGCCGCTCCTACACGGCGGGGGGCTACTGGCGGGCGACGGCGGTCTACAAGACCTGGTCGAACCTCTTCGACTTCTTCCCCGGTCCGGTCTACACGGACCCTTCCGGTTCCCCGAATTTCAAGCGGATACTGAGAAACGACCCCGATTCGCAGCGCACCTACAAGAGCGCCGAACTCGAGTGGATGCTCCCCCTGAGCCGGCGCGCCACCATCTACGGCAACTACACCTACGCCCGGATGACGGCCAACACCCGCCCTTCGCTCGACAATCCGGACCGCACCACGAGCCAGCTGGCCAATTTCCGCGACTACTACAACACGCTGTTCACCCGGGACCAGTACAACCCCACCACGCTGCGCACGCCCGAGCACAACCTGAACCTGTTCGCGGTGTTCGACGTGAGCTCCGGGAAGGTGAAATCCAACGTCACGCTGCGGGCGAACTACACCAGCGGCAAGCCTGAAGCGCGATGGATCAACTACAACATCCCCTTCCCGACCGTCCCGGGCTACAACGACACGAACAACCAGAACACGGGCGGACTGCCGAACTCCCTGGCCGTCGCCGCCGATGGCGGACGGATGACGAACACGAGCATCACGACCATCGGGTTGAAGTACAACCTCGAGATCACGGTCCTGCGCACCGTGAGGTGGTTCTGCGACATGAACATCAACAACATCTTCAACACCAAGTCCATGGGGCCGTACAGCCTTGGCGGCACGAGCCTGACGGACACCGCGGGGCAGCCGCATCAGTTCACCGGGCACGGCTGGCGCGCCGCAGACGATCTCTCGACGGTGGGGACGGGTCGCATCCCAGGCCGGGTGATCACCCTTGATACAGGCATCCGGTTCTAG
- a CDS encoding DeoR/GlpR family DNA-binding transcription regulator has translation MRQEERLGLILDRLSRKGTLGVADLAAELGVSTASVRRDLEVLEEQHLLSRTHGGAVANTLAYELPLRYRGGRQKEEKRRIAAMAVARLGEGIVSLGLTGGTTTTEVARALANLTGLTIVTNALNIASDLAMRPNLKLIVTGGTARSESYELVGPLAEASLEGLHLDLAIVGVDGISAKGGLTTHHDVEAHTNRALIEHARRVIVVADGSKVGRMAFARICPITEVHELITDDQADADELERLREAGITVTIA, from the coding sequence ATGCGCCAAGAAGAACGTCTCGGTCTCATCCTCGACCGGCTGTCCAGGAAGGGCACCTTGGGTGTCGCTGACCTCGCGGCTGAGCTCGGCGTGTCCACGGCCTCGGTCCGTCGGGATCTGGAAGTACTCGAAGAACAGCACCTTCTCTCACGCACCCACGGCGGGGCGGTGGCCAACACCCTCGCCTACGAACTGCCGCTGCGCTACCGGGGGGGCCGCCAGAAGGAGGAGAAGCGGCGCATCGCCGCCATGGCGGTCGCACGGCTCGGCGAGGGGATCGTCTCCCTGGGGCTCACCGGCGGCACCACCACCACGGAGGTGGCCCGGGCCCTCGCGAACCTGACGGGGCTCACCATCGTCACCAACGCCCTCAACATCGCCTCGGACCTCGCCATGCGTCCGAACCTGAAGCTGATCGTGACCGGCGGGACGGCCCGGAGCGAATCCTACGAGCTGGTGGGCCCCCTGGCCGAGGCGAGCCTGGAGGGCCTGCACCTGGACCTGGCCATCGTCGGCGTGGATGGCATCAGCGCCAAGGGCGGCCTCACGACCCACCACGACGTGGAGGCGCACACCAACCGCGCCCTCATCGAACACGCCCGGCGCGTCATCGTCGTGGCCGATGGCTCCAAGGTCGGGCGCATGGCCTTCGCCCGCATCTGCCCCATCACCGAAGTGCATGAGCTCATCACCGACGACCAGGCGGATGCCGACGAGCTGGAACGCCTTCGCGAGGCGGGCATCACGGTGACCATCGCCTAG
- a CDS encoding DinB family protein, with amino-acid sequence MPLARLTLTLLLAGAVASAQAPAPPKPAAEATLTLSQVLDRQLANLEREFVPAAEALPEEKFAFAPTQGEFKGVKTFAQQVGHVASANYLFAAGILGEKPPADLGPDENGAASLKTKADYIKYLKDSFTYAHKAFAAIAEANATASIPAPWGQGKVTRLGLASLTVAHGFDHYGQVVVYLRMNGIVPPASRK; translated from the coding sequence ATGCCCCTCGCCCGACTCACCCTGACCCTGCTGCTGGCCGGAGCCGTGGCCTCGGCCCAGGCCCCTGCCCCCCCGAAGCCGGCCGCGGAGGCGACCCTCACCCTGAGCCAGGTGCTGGACCGGCAGCTGGCCAACCTCGAGCGGGAGTTCGTGCCCGCCGCCGAGGCCCTGCCTGAGGAGAAGTTCGCCTTCGCGCCCACCCAGGGCGAGTTCAAGGGCGTCAAGACCTTTGCCCAGCAGGTCGGCCACGTGGCCTCGGCCAACTACCTGTTCGCGGCGGGCATCCTCGGCGAGAAGCCGCCGGCCGACCTGGGCCCGGACGAGAACGGCGCCGCCTCCCTGAAGACCAAGGCCGATTACATCAAGTATCTGAAGGACTCCTTCACCTATGCCCACAAGGCCTTCGCGGCCATCGCCGAAGCCAATGCCACGGCCAGCATCCCGGCCCCCTGGGGCCAGGGCAAGGTCACGCGCCTGGGCCTGGCCAGCCTCACCGTCGCCCACGGCTTCGACCACTACGGGCAGGTGGTGGTGTACCTGCGCATGAACGGGATCGTCCCGCCCGCCAGCCGGAAGTAG